A portion of the Geoalkalibacter ferrihydriticus DSM 17813 genome contains these proteins:
- a CDS encoding pirin family protein has product MIRIRKSQERGLGRESWLESRHTFSFHTYQDPQHMGFRQLRVINEDRVAAGGGFGMHEHRDMEIFSFVISGALEHQDNLGNREKIGAGELQMFSAGTGIRHSEYNPSEHEEVHFFQIWIFPERQGLSPRYEKKSFDLAKPGLQLIASRDASQGSAVLHQDVRAYYGHLPTGDKIDFSLAVGRHAWLQLVDGRLELNAELLESGDGAALSEEGSLKLAAREKARFLLFDLN; this is encoded by the coding sequence GTGATCCGCATCCGCAAATCTCAAGAACGCGGGCTTGGCCGCGAATCCTGGCTGGAAAGCCGCCACACCTTCTCTTTCCACACCTATCAGGATCCGCAGCACATGGGTTTTCGCCAGTTGCGGGTCATCAATGAAGACCGCGTGGCCGCAGGCGGCGGCTTCGGCATGCACGAACACCGCGATATGGAAATCTTCTCCTTCGTCATCAGCGGCGCCCTGGAGCACCAGGACAACCTGGGCAACCGCGAAAAAATCGGGGCAGGCGAACTGCAGATGTTTTCCGCCGGCACCGGCATCCGCCACAGCGAGTACAATCCGTCGGAACACGAGGAAGTGCATTTCTTCCAGATCTGGATTTTTCCCGAGCGCCAGGGGCTGAGTCCGCGCTACGAAAAAAAATCCTTTGATCTGGCTAAGCCGGGCCTGCAACTCATCGCCTCGCGCGACGCAAGCCAAGGCTCGGCCGTGCTGCACCAGGATGTGCGCGCCTATTACGGACATCTGCCCACCGGCGATAAAATCGACTTTTCCCTCGCCGTTGGCCGCCATGCCTGGCTGCAACTGGTGGATGGGCGTCTGGAATTGAATGCTGAGCTGCTGGAAAGCGGTGACGGAGCAGCGCTAAGCGAGGAAGGTTCCCTGAAGTTGGCAGCACGGGAAAAGGCGCGGTTTCTTCTTTTTGATCTCAACTGA